The following are encoded together in the Glycine soja cultivar W05 chromosome 5, ASM419377v2, whole genome shotgun sequence genome:
- the LOC114411291 gene encoding uncharacterized protein LOC114411291 produces MAISEEGPMFLKAIDGSKEYKDKHYMFDLLKDVIKEVGPQNVVQVITDNALVCKAAGYYSDNWLNEVPNRVPPHRDDELSSQRNKCLKRYFPHVNVRTKVYEEFSKFSSCAGDFGSFDSIEDRWALDPKTWWVMHGSSTPILQKLALKLLVQPCSSSCYERNWSTYSFIHSLKRNKMDPKRVEDLVFVHSNLRLLSRKEEGYKKGETRLWDINGDAHDPLDDSAGVLEMTNLSLDEPDLEAMLFLDDVSQFVSVTISFVAEEDALNGACPTEEKSDCLEAVTGDETNIALDPLFMFVFHLGVNGAAIAHVINLRFS; encoded by the exons ATGGCTATATCTGAAGAAGGACCTATGTTTTTAAAGGCCATTGATGGGTCCAAGGAGTACAAGGACAAACATTACATGTTTGACTTATTAAAGGATGTAATCAAGGAGGTAGGGCCACAAAATGTAGTCCAAGTCATAACTGATAATGCTCTTGTTTGTAAGGCAGCTGG gtacTATAGTGATAATTGGCTTAATGAGGTTCCAAATAGGGTTCCTCCTCATAGAGATGATGAACTTTCTAGCCAAAGGAATAAATGTCTTAAGAGATATTTTCCACATGTTAATGTTAGGACAAAAGTTTATGAAGAATTCTCTAAATTCTCATCTTGTGCGGGTGACTTTGGTTCATTTGATTCAATTGAGGATAGATGGGCATTAGATCCAAAAACTTGGTGGGTGATGCATGGATCCTCTACACCTATACTTCAAAAGCTTGCTTTAAAGCTTCTAGTGCAGCCATGTTCTTCCTCATGCTATGAGAGGAATTGGAGTACATACTCCTTTATTCATTCTTTGAAGAGAAACAAAATGGATCCAAAGAGGGTTGAAGATTTGGTTTTTGTGCACTCTAATCTTAGGCTTTTGTCTAGAAAAGAGGAAGGGTATAAAAAAGGAGAGACAAGATTGTGGGACATTAATGGAGATGCGCATGATCCCCTTGATGATAGTGCTGGAGTTCTTGAAATGACAAATTTATCTCTTGATGAGCCAGATTTAGAAGCTATGCTTTTCTTAGATGATG TCTCACAATTTGTCAGTGTCACTATCTCTTTTGTGGCTGAGGAAGACGCCCTTAATGGAGCCTGTCCTACAGAAGAGAAGAGTGATTGCTTGGAAGCAG TGACAGGAGATGAAACCAACATAGCATTGGATCCTTTATTCATGTTTGTTTTCCATTTGGGTGTTAATGGTGCAGCTATTGCTCATGTTATAAATCTTAGGTTTTCTTGA